The following coding sequences are from one Mycoplasma tullyi window:
- the asnS gene encoding asparagine--tRNA ligase: MQLIEIKELLSSHSKREGEQVVLVGSFKSIRSSGAIGFIAFSDSTALEPVQIVFKKENTPNFDEISRLPLSSMILVKGVVRNTPGKKQPFEIQASKIVVLKESDPSYPLQKKAHGNEFLRENAHLRVRTNKFYAIMKIRSELANAFFEFFKNNDFLYVHAPLITSNDSEGAGESFEVISPNDPNYFSTKASLTVSGQFAAEAYAQGFKRVFTFGPTFRAEKSHTSKHLSEFWMIEPEVSLMDLDKLTILIEQCVKHAICYLFDYAKPELEWCNENLEPGLIDKLNIVINSDFPRVEYREVIEILKKAVADGVDFEVKDIHFGMDLKSEHERYICEKVFKRPVFVTNYPKDVKAFYMKLNDDNQTVAATDLLAPGIGEICGGSQREDSYNKLLTRCLELDIDPEFNKLQWYLDLRKYGYYRSAGFGLGFDRLLMYVTGCDNIRDVIPFPRFHGQLDF, from the coding sequence ATGCAACTTATTGAAATTAAAGAATTGTTATCATCCCACTCAAAAAGAGAAGGAGAACAAGTTGTATTAGTTGGTAGTTTTAAATCGATTCGCTCTTCTGGAGCGATTGGTTTTATTGCTTTTAGTGATAGCACAGCACTTGAACCAGTACAAATTGTTTTCAAGAAAGAAAACACACCAAACTTTGATGAGATAAGTAGATTACCACTATCATCAATGATCTTAGTTAAGGGTGTAGTAAGAAATACCCCTGGTAAAAAACAACCGTTTGAAATCCAAGCATCTAAGATCGTGGTATTAAAAGAATCTGATCCTTCTTATCCTTTACAAAAGAAAGCTCATGGTAATGAATTTTTACGTGAAAACGCTCACTTAAGAGTTAGAACGAATAAATTCTATGCAATCATGAAGATTAGAAGTGAGTTAGCGAATGCCTTCTTTGAATTCTTTAAAAATAATGATTTCTTATATGTTCATGCGCCATTAATTACTTCAAATGACAGTGAAGGTGCTGGTGAATCATTTGAAGTAATCAGTCCTAATGATCCAAATTATTTCAGTACAAAAGCATCACTAACTGTGAGTGGTCAGTTTGCTGCTGAGGCATACGCTCAAGGGTTTAAACGTGTGTTTACTTTTGGACCAACTTTTAGAGCTGAAAAATCTCATACTTCTAAACATCTATCAGAGTTTTGAATGATCGAACCTGAAGTTTCTTTAATGGACTTGGATAAATTAACGATCCTAATTGAACAATGTGTTAAACACGCGATTTGTTACTTGTTTGATTATGCAAAACCTGAATTAGAATGATGTAATGAAAATCTTGAACCAGGATTAATTGATAAATTAAATATCGTAATTAATAGTGATTTCCCAAGAGTGGAATATCGTGAAGTAATTGAGATCTTAAAAAAAGCAGTTGCAGATGGTGTGGATTTTGAAGTTAAAGATATTCACTTTGGGATGGATCTTAAATCTGAGCATGAACGTTATATCTGTGAAAAAGTGTTTAAACGTCCAGTATTTGTCACCAACTATCCAAAAGATGTTAAAGCTTTCTACATGAAATTAAACGATGATAACCAAACAGTAGCTGCAACTGATTTACTTGCTCCTGGAATTGGTGAAATCTGTGGTGGTTCACAACGTGAAGATAGTTACAACAAGTTGTTAACTAGATGTCTAGAATTAGACATCGATCCAGAGTTTAACAAGTTGCAATGATATCTTGATCTAAGAAAATACGGATATTATCGTTCAGCTGGATTTGGTCTAGGGTTTGACCGCTTATTGATGTATGTAACTGGTTGTGACAATATCCGCGATGTGATTCCGTTCCCGCGTTTTCATGGGCAACTTGATTTTTAG
- the pgsA gene encoding CDP-diacylglycerol--glycerol-3-phosphate 3-phosphatidyltransferase, giving the protein MGNLIFRNIPNILTTIRIIILIPILVLFHFSLSDQNTIYQINFFDLTTLRINLYFLIIGILFVIASFSDFLDGYLARKYKLISNYGKVFDPIADKLLINSVLIYFAYLGVVNFYLVILLILRDIYVDGLRVFVSTKKIVVPANIFGKLKTVVQMIAIIITFFVAGQFVLNNTIANQVFNIAYYLATFFSLLSGGIYSYQIYKKYQESVKQTKVDETQTS; this is encoded by the coding sequence ATGGGCAACTTGATTTTTAGAAATATTCCCAATATTCTTACCACAATTCGGATTATTATCTTAATCCCAATTTTAGTATTATTTCATTTCAGTTTATCTGATCAAAATACGATTTATCAGATCAACTTTTTTGATTTAACAACTCTTAGGATTAATCTTTATTTCCTTATTATTGGGATCTTGTTTGTAATTGCATCTTTTTCGGATTTTTTAGATGGATATTTAGCTAGAAAATATAAATTAATCTCAAACTATGGAAAAGTTTTTGATCCGATTGCTGATAAATTATTAATTAACTCTGTTCTAATTTATTTTGCTTATCTTGGAGTTGTTAACTTTTATTTGGTGATTTTATTGATTTTAAGAGATATTTATGTTGATGGTTTAAGGGTTTTTGTTTCAACAAAAAAGATTGTTGTGCCAGCAAATATCTTTGGTAAGCTTAAAACTGTTGTGCAAATGATTGCAATCATCATAACATTCTTTGTTGCTGGGCAGTTTGTTTTGAACAATACGATAGCTAATCAAGTCTTTAATATAGCTTATTATTTAGCCACCTTCTTTTCTTTATTATCTGGTGGAATTTATTCTTATCAGATTTATAAAAAATACCAAGAAAGTGTTAAGCAAACAAAAGTAGATGAAACACAAACGAGTTAA
- a CDS encoding IspD/TarI family cytidylyltransferase, which produces MITKTVGIILASGSSTRLGLTDQLKQFYLVNNKMIYEYSLDRFLASNLFDHIYLVVNEEQLDFIRDKHSNNSLIKVIKGSKINRHLSFINAINDLIASNYDDHTKIIVHDSARPNINQQVLNDCLDTLNNHQCVSLYQDIASSLIKIDQQNQSQEHVDRDQIKMIYTPQGTWLKTIRDLVHDQQNHLDLTDFLLKLKGVKAHWIKTKIDCFKITTLADLEHFQLLVNNRKDE; this is translated from the coding sequence ATGATCACTAAAACAGTTGGGATCATTTTAGCTAGTGGCAGTTCTACTAGATTAGGTTTAACTGACCAGTTAAAACAGTTTTATTTAGTCAACAACAAGATGATCTATGAATACAGTTTAGATCGTTTTTTAGCTTCTAATTTATTTGATCATATCTATTTAGTTGTCAACGAAGAACAACTAGATTTCATAAGAGATAAACACTCAAATAACTCTCTAATCAAAGTGATCAAAGGCTCTAAAATTAATCGTCATCTTTCATTTATTAATGCGATTAATGATCTAATTGCTTCTAACTACGATGATCACACCAAAATCATCGTTCACGATAGTGCTCGACCTAATATCAATCAACAAGTTCTTAATGATTGTTTAGACACTTTAAATAACCATCAGTGCGTCTCACTATATCAAGATATAGCTTCATCTCTTATTAAGATCGATCAGCAAAACCAATCCCAAGAGCACGTTGATCGTGATCAAATCAAAATGATCTACACCCCTCAAGGCACGTGATTAAAAACGATAAGAGATTTAGTTCACGATCAACAAAATCATTTAGATTTAACTGATTTTTTATTAAAATTAAAAGGAGTAAAAGCTCATTGGATTAAAACTAAAATTGATTGTTTCAAGATCACCACATTAGCTGATTTAGAACATTTTCAACTCTTAGTTAACAATAGAAAAGATGAATAA
- a CDS encoding IgG-blocking protein M, with protein MKPRSLKKYKKSLFWIFGSVGMISILVSGIVYTSVKISNTLNQDKQIAGSNLSPTQSNRLIGFQTLTKFKIQDLDFELQRKIYSSRLNSAELITKSAVVLDQSTLQNHDGEVASGQPAPQVPPPVRIPAKEQTGHTSDFISGYSENNLYYQTPYYYNDRVYMPILDSRKTYLRNERTTTDIGLNNYEGWITSDHSRVNNRVNVFNYRPSPELLAKYTDLAADKLIFTMTIDLYQANPEMINEILKEYSPDFVILSNADSQVMKQLVFPSSVKKLTIKSNLLDRFDFSLANTEIQELELYTPRLTEYNPFALNPNTHLIFDSNYSKPFTSINLYGVPLTHQQVLSALEDVFVRRHYERALQGSFSGGYISSLDLSNTGITSLSNLMIKNINPYYDSYTMSVKYNSNKNGEIELLKTNSWKNPNPAPVSTPAASSPTTPTVPSTPGDSTINVQDKDLGLLVSSEVKVDPQVLINVVSKYLHNNPRVNVLDISKVSLKSGSLVDVATNLKAKIDYLNVTI; from the coding sequence GTGAAACCAAGAAGTTTAAAAAAATATAAAAAATCCTTATTTTGAATCTTTGGATCAGTAGGTATGATCTCAATCCTTGTTTCTGGGATTGTTTATACTTCTGTTAAGATTTCAAATACGCTTAATCAAGACAAGCAGATTGCAGGTTCAAATTTATCACCTACTCAATCTAATCGTCTTATTGGTTTCCAAACGCTTACTAAGTTCAAAATTCAAGATTTAGACTTTGAATTACAAAGAAAAATCTATAGTTCAAGACTTAATTCTGCTGAATTAATTACTAAATCTGCTGTTGTATTAGATCAATCAACTCTACAAAACCACGATGGTGAAGTTGCTTCAGGACAACCTGCTCCTCAAGTTCCACCACCTGTTAGAATTCCAGCAAAAGAACAAACTGGTCACACCAGTGATTTTATCTCTGGTTATTCAGAAAATAACTTATATTACCAAACACCGTATTATTACAACGATCGGGTTTATATGCCGATCTTAGATTCACGTAAAACTTATCTAAGAAATGAACGAACAACCACTGATATTGGTTTAAACAATTACGAAGGTTGGATCACATCAGATCATTCTAGAGTTAACAATCGGGTTAATGTGTTTAATTATCGACCTTCACCTGAGTTGTTAGCTAAATATACTGATTTAGCTGCTGATAAATTGATCTTTACGATGACAATTGATCTTTATCAAGCTAACCCTGAAATGATCAATGAGATTTTAAAAGAATACTCACCTGATTTTGTCATCTTATCAAATGCTGATAGTCAAGTGATGAAGCAATTAGTTTTTCCAAGTTCGGTGAAAAAACTAACGATCAAATCAAATCTACTTGATCGCTTTGACTTTAGTTTAGCTAACACTGAAATTCAAGAATTAGAACTTTACACACCAAGATTGACTGAATACAATCCGTTTGCATTAAATCCAAACACACACTTAATTTTTGATAGTAATTACTCTAAACCGTTTACCTCAATTAACTTATATGGTGTGCCATTAACTCACCAACAAGTATTATCTGCATTAGAAGATGTTTTTGTTAGACGTCACTACGAACGTGCTTTACAAGGTTCTTTCTCTGGTGGATATATTAGTTCATTAGATCTATCAAATACTGGAATTACTTCATTAAGTAACTTGATGATTAAGAATATTAATCCTTACTATGATAGTTACACAATGAGCGTTAAATACAACTCAAACAAGAATGGTGAGATTGAACTTTTAAAAACTAATTCTTGGAAAAATCCTAATCCAGCTCCAGTTTCAACTCCAGCTGCTAGTTCACCAACAACTCCTACTGTTCCTAGTACTCCTGGTGATAGTACAATCAACGTTCAAGATAAAGATTTAGGACTATTAGTTTCATCTGAAGTAAAAGTTGATCCTCAAGTATTAATTAACGTTGTTAGTAAATACTTACATAACAATCCTAGGGTAAATGTTTTAGATATCTCTAAAGTGTCATTAAAATCAGGTAGTTTAGTAGATGTTGCTACTAATCTAAAAGCTAAAATTGATTATTTAAACGTAACAATTTAG
- a CDS encoding P68 family surface lipoprotein, giving the protein MKLIKKLSFALLTAGLSSVIVTSCNFTVNNPKRSNKTVLFQSAQNNTFPLDRLMHSLVEKYNNDHKNDPNFLRVVYQNADITQATSEFNLANSVANRIKSNADNIPNIILSSISASYLINQFERLLDVNTDSFFNSQPIINQINEITKDIIGVNHISQNALPFDLTDLDALYFNKPVMQRLFALFKEGGGTIDEQSKIYNQLKTDTSLPESNFWAKLTLKSTDAFKDKKIDDSTFDNLESIFKFSKMIYDGLNLDKVSPDSDQSILEIDYDRNLLTKYLWNKLGNNEQDFLWTLKAEANDPKNFVVNFDNLKKQATIDTTKKAIQFWYDNIRVTRATNNKDIRSIKLNNSGRYGFSFNDIRNSNAAFAIGPTVTLGQATISKYSIDTFINKENKSDQQIIKEAEQKFTHPHDIYWAPQVTKMDDSNKRTYQIGGSYLIPISSGDPEVDKATINFLKYLYSGNNATITNDSVVAKIENGSGYFVPLKTNLSPTINEQRKTELNKLANKYDFSKLDDASKVDIYKNQYEEWDSYYFTQAGLITRQGLDVLLKDPQNVSLVNVKNDSKTAKIFRFISDNVINAAVHNAKTRTPDEIMGLINKELGTN; this is encoded by the coding sequence ATGAAGTTAATAAAAAAATTATCGTTTGCTTTGTTAACAGCAGGTTTATCAAGTGTAATAGTTACATCATGTAACTTTACAGTCAATAACCCAAAAAGATCAAATAAAACCGTTTTATTTCAAAGCGCACAGAATAATACTTTTCCTTTAGATCGATTAATGCACTCACTTGTTGAGAAGTATAATAACGATCATAAGAATGATCCTAATTTCTTAAGAGTTGTTTATCAGAATGCTGATATTACTCAAGCTACGTCTGAGTTTAATTTGGCTAATTCTGTAGCTAATCGAATCAAGAGTAATGCTGATAATATTCCCAATATTATCTTAAGTAGTATTTCAGCGTCTTATTTGATTAACCAGTTCGAACGTTTATTAGATGTAAATACCGATAGTTTTTTTAATTCTCAACCGATCATTAATCAGATTAACGAGATTACTAAAGATATTATTGGTGTAAATCATATAAGTCAAAACGCGTTGCCGTTTGATTTAACTGATTTAGATGCCCTTTATTTTAATAAGCCTGTGATGCAAAGATTGTTTGCATTATTTAAAGAGGGTGGTGGCACTATTGATGAACAATCAAAGATCTATAATCAGTTAAAAACAGACACTTCATTACCAGAAAGCAATTTTTGAGCGAAATTAACTTTAAAAAGTACTGATGCTTTTAAAGATAAAAAGATTGATGATTCAACGTTTGATAATCTAGAATCAATCTTTAAATTTAGCAAGATGATATATGATGGTTTAAATCTAGATAAGGTTTCACCTGATAGTGATCAATCAATTTTAGAAATCGATTATGACCGTAATTTATTAACTAAATACCTATGAAATAAATTAGGTAATAATGAGCAAGATTTCTTATGAACGCTTAAAGCTGAAGCGAACGATCCTAAAAATTTTGTTGTTAATTTTGATAATTTAAAAAAGCAAGCAACGATCGATACAACTAAAAAAGCGATCCAATTTTGGTATGACAATATTCGTGTTACTAGAGCAACTAATAATAAGGATATTCGATCAATTAAACTAAATAATAGTGGTCGATATGGATTTAGCTTTAATGATATCAGAAATAGCAATGCTGCTTTTGCAATTGGTCCTACAGTAACTCTAGGACAAGCTACTATTTCTAAATATAGTATTGATACATTTATTAATAAAGAAAATAAAAGTGATCAGCAGATAATTAAAGAAGCTGAACAAAAGTTTACTCATCCACATGATATTTACTGAGCTCCACAAGTAACTAAAATGGATGATAGTAATAAGAGAACTTATCAAATTGGCGGTTCTTATTTAATACCTATTTCTTCTGGAGATCCAGAAGTAGATAAAGCTACGATCAACTTCTTAAAATATTTATATTCAGGTAATAATGCAACCATAACTAATGATTCAGTAGTTGCCAAAATTGAAAATGGAAGTGGATATTTCGTGCCATTAAAAACTAACTTATCTCCAACAATTAACGAACAAAGAAAAACTGAGTTAAATAAGTTAGCTAACAAATATGATTTTTCTAAATTAGATGATGCTAGTAAAGTTGATATTTATAAAAATCAATACGAAGAGTGAGATAGTTATTATTTCACCCAAGCAGGATTAATCACTAGACAGGGGCTGGATGTTTTGTTAAAAGATCCGCAAAACGTTTCTTTGGTTAACGTTAAAAATGATTCAAAAACCGCTAAAATATTTAGGTTTATCAGTGATAATGTGATCAATGCAGCGGTACATAACGCTAAAACCAGAACACCTGATGAAATTATGGGTTTAATTAATAAGGAATTGGGTACGAATTAA
- a CDS encoding ABC transporter ATP-binding protein has product MSKTILNIENVNVSYNKKVVLKDVNAQINEGELVSILGPSGCGKTTLLNTIAGFIKPKEGSIKFSDFNDRNDLELGFVFQNSILYDEISVYKNIYLSLINSFNQYYSTYLDSYLKTNSIDQKQYDELKSLLKESLNNKKVKKHFRLKLLLINFALFFKNNKNYFHFIKSLNSAIKNRILDVATRLNIKDILYMKASNLSGGQRQRVAIAKSLIKHVKLILLDEPFASLDAKIKESSRDWLRNIQKEFNISMILVTHDQNDAMLISDRIMFINNNTIAQFDRPEVIYNSPINLATAKFVGFPEIIKLSDSENKYIRPSKLKIEKDESSPITITNVQSMGAQEIIEFTSDQFVGASKVIVNENEFQLNDHIKVSFDEKNVMTLE; this is encoded by the coding sequence GTGTCAAAAACAATTTTAAATATCGAAAACGTTAACGTTTCGTATAACAAAAAAGTCGTTCTTAAAGACGTTAACGCTCAGATTAATGAGGGTGAACTTGTTTCAATACTAGGACCAAGTGGTTGTGGTAAAACAACTCTTTTAAATACTATAGCTGGATTTATTAAACCTAAAGAAGGTTCGATTAAATTTTCAGATTTTAATGATCGCAATGATCTTGAATTGGGTTTTGTTTTTCAAAACTCAATTTTATATGATGAAATCAGTGTTTATAAAAACATCTACTTATCATTAATAAATTCATTTAATCAATATTATTCAACTTATTTAGATTCTTATTTAAAAACTAATTCAATTGATCAAAAACAATACGATGAATTGAAGTCATTATTAAAAGAATCTCTTAACAACAAAAAAGTAAAAAAGCATTTTAGATTAAAGTTACTTTTAATTAATTTTGCGCTGTTTTTTAAGAATAATAAGAATTACTTCCATTTTATTAAGTCATTAAATAGTGCAATCAAAAACCGCATTCTTGATGTGGCTACTAGATTAAATATTAAAGATATTTTATACATGAAAGCTTCTAATCTATCTGGTGGTCAAAGACAACGTGTTGCAATTGCGAAATCATTAATAAAACACGTGAAATTAATTTTATTGGACGAACCATTTGCTTCATTAGATGCCAAGATCAAAGAAAGTTCAAGAGACTGATTAAGAAATATTCAAAAAGAATTTAATATCTCAATGATCTTAGTAACTCACGATCAAAATGATGCAATGCTGATTAGTGATCGAATTATGTTTATTAATAATAATACAATTGCTCAATTTGATCGTCCCGAAGTTATTTATAATTCACCAATTAATTTAGCTACAGCTAAATTTGTTGGCTTTCCTGAAATTATTAAGCTATCTGATAGTGAAAACAAATACATCAGACCAAGTAAGCTAAAAATCGAAAAAGATGAAAGTTCTCCAATAACAATTACCAATGTTCAAAGTATGGGTGCACAAGAAATTATTGAATTCACATCTGATCAATTTGTTGGAGCATCTAAAGTAATAGTTAATGAGAACGAATTTCAGCTTAATGACCATATCAAAGTATCGTTTGATGAAAAGAATGTGATGACACTAGAATAA
- a CDS encoding sugar ABC transporter permease, translating to MVNYTFGIRNFTQLISDSEFKDSFLNTNLLIFLGTPLVILLAFIISLIFNEISSKIFKNIAVVCLFSQFFTSAFAVGISFIYFFSTNNDGFNRLFNTRIRFTNDFEGRNILIVYFIYYVWRLLPFNVVMISFSFSSSLEKYNRVIKIDQLKFWHKVWYVYLKNFSTVFWLVLYVNFANAGLFYPGAVVDTNLRLTKGNTLASYLYDHINPNESSSAQLNYALAAAANIVIIAYLSFLSVSFLIIKKTNFKYLFNKLKNGVKKHENS from the coding sequence ATGGTTAACTATACTTTTGGAATTAGAAACTTTACCCAATTAATTTCAGATAGTGAATTTAAGGATTCATTTCTTAATACCAACTTATTAATCTTTTTAGGTACTCCTTTAGTAATTCTCTTAGCTTTCATTATTTCATTAATATTTAATGAAATATCATCAAAGATTTTTAAAAACATTGCAGTTGTTTGTTTATTCTCGCAATTCTTTACTTCAGCATTTGCTGTGGGAATTTCATTCATCTATTTCTTTAGTACAAACAACGATGGTTTTAATCGATTATTTAATACTAGGATTAGGTTTACCAACGACTTTGAAGGAAGAAATATCTTAATCGTTTATTTCATCTATTACGTTTGAAGATTACTTCCATTTAATGTTGTGATGATTAGTTTTAGTTTTTCAAGTTCACTAGAAAAATACAACCGTGTGATCAAGATTGATCAACTTAAGTTCTGACATAAGGTTTGATATGTTTATTTAAAAAACTTTAGTACAGTGTTCTGATTAGTTTTATACGTTAATTTTGCTAACGCTGGATTATTTTATCCAGGGGCAGTCGTAGATACCAACCTACGACTAACCAAAGGTAATACTTTAGCTAGTTATCTATATGACCACATTAATCCTAACGAAAGTTCTTCAGCACAATTAAACTATGCATTAGCAGCTGCTGCTAATATTGTGATCATAGCTTACTTGTCATTCTTATCTGTTAGTTTTCTAATCATTAAAAAAACTAACTTTAAATATCTATTTAATAAATTAAAAAATGGGGTAAAAAAACATGAAAATAGTTAA
- a CDS encoding ABC transporter permease subunit, with translation MKIVKHLFFSLIIVALIIIVLFPLYYLIVLSLTSRTQITSGVTKLLPDGFNYQNYQGLINKEFGLAFLLTFLSVLILIALKLSSTLLAAFGLNKISSKFRKALFIFFLITSFIPEISIYLYLFSTLNEFGIININSLSFVLGLPILFSFFMLMLFYSTINKEYEAKKNLMKIDRITPMQAFWSVYLPKLKVPIYLLIIFTTIEAWNSFLWPQLILSGRVYQDNMPINTISTWFLKLGFVDRLDLINIRAAGAFISTLIPLSIYIIWSRIINRRMYKMVS, from the coding sequence ATGAAAATAGTTAAACATCTCTTTTTTAGTTTAATCATTGTTGCATTAATCATTATTGTTCTATTCCCACTGTATTATCTGATTGTTTTATCATTAACTTCACGAACTCAGATTACTAGTGGGGTAACCAAGTTATTACCTGATGGTTTTAATTATCAAAACTACCAGGGATTAATTAATAAAGAATTTGGTTTAGCGTTTTTATTAACCTTCTTATCAGTATTAATACTAATTGCGCTGAAGTTATCTTCAACATTATTAGCAGCTTTTGGTTTAAATAAAATATCTAGTAAATTTAGAAAAGCTTTATTTATCTTCTTTTTAATTACTTCATTTATTCCAGAGATTTCAATCTATCTTTACTTATTTAGTACGCTTAATGAGTTTGGTATTATTAATATCAATTCGTTATCGTTTGTCTTAGGTTTACCAATTTTATTTTCATTTTTCATGTTGATGTTATTCTACAGCACGATTAATAAAGAATACGAAGCAAAGAAAAACTTAATGAAGATTGATCGAATCACTCCAATGCAAGCATTTTGATCAGTTTATTTACCTAAATTAAAAGTTCCGATCTATTTATTAATTATCTTTACCACGATTGAAGCTTGGAACTCATTCTTATGACCTCAACTAATCTTATCTGGTCGTGTTTATCAAGATAATATGCCAATTAATACGATTAGTACTTGATTCTTAAAACTAGGTTTTGTTGACCGATTAGATCTAATTAACATCCGTGCTGCAGGAGCGTTTATCTCAACTCTAATTCCGTTATCAATCTATATAATCTGATCAAGAATCATTAATCGAAGAATGTATAAGATGGTAAGTTAA
- a CDS encoding NADPH-dependent FMN reductase, which yields MKTNTIVLSCSNSDVSKSINYDLASKIAKSGSFDLINLAEYDVPQVSSDTAGNVPAKMTELHEKLSSYDKVIFVTPEFNGYVPGFAKNILDWLSLNKEWLKNKKAYVVAATPGAKGAPMVRENLAEVLGFFGAEVAGSYGFAEYQLSQDRSKEIQEFLNTVNQ from the coding sequence ATGAAAACAAATACAATCGTTTTATCTTGTTCAAACAGTGATGTAAGTAAATCTATTAACTATGATTTAGCATCTAAAATTGCTAAATCAGGTTCATTTGATTTAATTAACTTAGCTGAATACGACGTTCCTCAAGTTTCTAGTGATACTGCTGGTAATGTTCCAGCTAAGATGACTGAACTTCACGAAAAACTATCATCTTATGATAAAGTGATCTTTGTAACTCCTGAATTCAATGGTTATGTACCTGGATTTGCTAAAAATATTTTAGACTGACTATCTCTTAACAAGGAATGATTAAAAAATAAGAAAGCTTACGTTGTTGCAGCTACTCCTGGAGCTAAAGGTGCACCAATGGTAAGAGAAAATTTAGCTGAAGTATTAGGTTTCTTTGGTGCTGAAGTAGCTGGTTCATACGGTTTTGCTGAATATCAATTAAGTCAAGATCGTAGCAAAGAAATCCAAGAATTCCTTAACACAGTTAATCAATAA